In the genome of Paenibacillus pabuli, the window GCTGATTACCGGGCTGATTATGACCATCAAGAACTTTGGTATCATTCAGGCGATTACCCAGGGTGGGCCAGGGAACAGTACAACCGTGCTCTCGCTCTTTATCTACCAGAATGCCTTCCGGTATTACGAGATGGGGTATGCTGCTGCCATTAGTTGGGCGCTCTTTGCCATCATCATGATCTTCACCGTATTGCAGTGGATTGGTCAGAAACGTTGGGTTCACTATTGAGGAGGGAAGGGATCGTTATGGAGAAACGTAATGCCACGAGCGCGAAGCCCACAGCTCCGCATTCACCTAAAGTCCGTATGGAGTCCTTGACCCAGATTCGAAGAATCATATTGACACTTCTGATGTCCGGTTTTGCTTTACTGATGATTATGCCGTTCATCTGGATGATTAGCACGTCGTTCAAATCTCCGGCGGACGTATTCACCTATCCTGTCCAGTGGATACCCACCAACCTGAAATGGGAACATCACATTAAGGTCTGGAGCGGAGCGGATACCTTCGCCACGTATTATCTGAACTCGTTGAAAATATCATTAATTAGCACGATCGGAGCTGTATTTCTCTCGGCCTTCGCAGCCTACGGCTTCGCGCGTATTCAATTCAAAGGCCGGGAGACACTGTTCCTGATCTATCTCTCGATGATGATGGTGCCTCCGCAGGTGCTCTTTGTGCCCAAGTTTCTGATGTTTGAGTGGGTCGGCATATATAACACGCATTGGGCACTGATCCTGCCCGGAATGTTCACTATCTTTGGGGTGTTTATGCTGCGGCAGTTCTTCCTGTCGGTGCCTTCGGAAATCTCGGAAGCGGCGTTCATTGATGGTGCCGGTCACCTGCGCATATTCTTCAGGCTTGTTCTACCCTTGGCGAAGCCTGCGCTTGCTACACTGGCGATTATTGATTTCTCTTGGCATTGGAATGACTATGAGAATGCGCTTGTGTTCCTGATTGACAAAGACCTGTACACCGTGCCGCTCGGACTACAAAACTTTATTCTGGAGAACAATGTCGACTATAACGGCATGATGGCCGCTGCCACGGCAGGTATTATACCCATGATCATCGTCTTTCTGGTAGGCCAGCATTATATCATTCAGGGAGTGGCTGGTAGCGCCGTGAAGGGTTAAAGCTGCGGCCCCATAATATAACCCTTTTGCACCCGGGAAATTCAGATGGATTCCATTTGTCCGGGTTCAAACGCCTTTTGCATTTTTGCCGGATCTTCAAACAACGTGGATGTTAGCCTGATCTATACCGTAGCGAATTGCATCGCCAGTCATAGAAGACTTCGTGGAGCCGACCAGCTTGTCTGGTTGGTTTTTTGTTCTTTTTTGTGAAGTTAATCGACATGACTGTGTTTAGATGATATGC includes:
- a CDS encoding carbohydrate ABC transporter permease, coding for MESLTQIRRIILTLLMSGFALLMIMPFIWMISTSFKSPADVFTYPVQWIPTNLKWEHHIKVWSGADTFATYYLNSLKISLISTIGAVFLSAFAAYGFARIQFKGRETLFLIYLSMMMVPPQVLFVPKFLMFEWVGIYNTHWALILPGMFTIFGVFMLRQFFLSVPSEISEAAFIDGAGHLRIFFRLVLPLAKPALATLAIIDFSWHWNDYENALVFLIDKDLYTVPLGLQNFILENNVDYNGMMAAATAGIIPMIIVFLVGQHYIIQGVAGSAVKG